The following proteins are co-located in the Acanthochromis polyacanthus isolate Apoly-LR-REF ecotype Palm Island chromosome 7, KAUST_Apoly_ChrSc, whole genome shotgun sequence genome:
- the zgc:65851 gene encoding low molecular weight neuronal intermediate filament produces MSYSSDIYSSSSYRKIFGDAPRPGRVSLGSSSPSRLHSAGYRSSHRTYGSPSVMSSTAYRRTAAPGRVFSSMPDSAMDLTQSTAVTNELKIIRTNEKEQLQGLNDRFVSFIEKVHNLEQQNKVLEAEVTLLRQRHNEPSRLHELYEQEIRELRARVEELTHEKSQMHLDCVQMNETLERVREKLEEESRLREEAENTLKGYRKDVDDATLARLELEKKVESLLDEIAFLRKVHEEELQELQASLQATQVSVEMDMSKPDLAAALKDIRAQYENLSARNQAQAEDWYRSKFATVTEAAARNQDAIKHSKEELSEYRRQVQARTLEIEALRGHNEALERQIAEMEDRHNNEIGEMQDTIQQLEAALRTTKGEMSRHLREYQDLLNVKMALDIEIAAYRKLLEGEECRLSSVGGAMVQSGYPGFSYMSARTYTLGAYRRSGAKPEEEEEEAEEEEKEEEEEGEEGEEGEEGDDQEEGEGEGEGEEEEEEEEEEEEKEEEKPKEKEEKEKKKESPTGKNSKS; encoded by the exons ATGAGTTACTCCAGCGACAtctacagcagcagctcctATCGGAAGATTTTCGGAGATGCCCCCCGACCCGGTCGTGTTAGTCTGGGTAGCAGCAGCCCGTCCCGCCTGCACTCTGCTGGGTACCGCAGCAGCCACCGCACCTATGGGTCCCCCTCCGTGATGTCCTCCACCGCCTACCGCAGGACGGCGGCGCCCGGCCGCGTCTTCTCCTCCATGCCGGACTCCGCGATGGACCTGACCCAGTCCACGGCGGTGACCAACGAGCTCAAGATTATCCGCACCAACGAGAAGGAGCAGCTGCAGGGCCTCAACGACCGCTTCGTGTCCTTCATTGAGAAAGTGCACAACctggagcagcagaacaagGTGCTGGAGGCGGAGGTGACGCTGCTGCGGCAGCGCCACAACGAGCCCTCACGCCTGCACGAGCTGTACGAGCAGGAGATCCGCGAGCTGCGGGCGCGCGTGGAGGAGCTGACGCACGAGAAGAGTCAGATGCACCTGGACTGCGTGCAGATGAACGAGACGTTGGAGCGCGTGagggagaagctggaggaggagagccGCCTGCGCGAGGAGGCGGAGAACACCCTGAAGGGCTACCGGAAAGACGTGGACGACGCCACACTGGCCCGCCTGGAACTGGAGAAGAAAGTGGAGTCTCTGCTGGACGAGATCGCTTTCCTCAGGAAAGTTCATGAGGAGGAGCTCCAGGAGCTGCAGGCGTCCCTGCAGGCCACACAG GTGTCGGTAGAGATGGACATGAGCAAACCGGACCTGGCTGCAGCTCTCAAGGACATCCGGGCCCAGTATGAGAACCTGTCAGCCAGGAACCAGGCCCAGGCAGAGGACTGGTACCGCTCCAAGTTTGCCACTGTGACTGAGGCGGCTGCCCGCAACCAGGACGCCATCAAGCACTCGAAGGAGGAGCTGAGTGAGTACCGCAGGCAGGTGCAGGCCCGCACCCTGGAGATCGAGGCCCTCCGGGGCCACAATGAGGCCTTGGAGAGGCAGATTGCTGAGATGGAGGATCGACATAACAATGAAATAGGAGAGATGCAG gatACCATCCAGCAGCTGGAGGCTGCTCTGCGTACCACCAAAGGAGAAATGTCCCGTCACCTGCGTGAATATCAGGACCTGCTGAATGTCAAGATGGCTCTGGACATTGAGATTGCTGCCTACAG GAAGCTGCTGGAGGGTGAAGAGTGCCGCCTCAGCTCTGTCGGTGGCGCCATGGTCCAGTCCGGCTACCCCGGCTTCTCCTACATGTCGGCCCGCACCTACACCCTTGGAGCCTACAGGAGGTCCGGAGCCAAgcctgaagaggaggaggaggaggcagaagaagaggagaaagaagaggaggaggagggagaagaaggagaggagggagaggagggagatgaCCAGGAGGAGGGTGAAGGtgagggagagggagaagaggaggaagaggaggaggaggaagaggaggagaaggaagaggagaagccaaaagagaaggaggagaaggagaagaagaaggaaagccCCACCGGGAAGAACAGCAAGAGCTAA